The sequence below is a genomic window from Arthrobacter sp. U41.
CCCCGTCGCCTTTGGCGGACAGGGCCTGCCCGTGGACCAGTGGTCCCCGATCTTCCAGGAAGCCGGCTATTCCCCGATCGGGCCGGCCGTACTCAACTGCATGGCGCCCGATGAGGGCAATATGCACATGCTGAACATCATCGGCACCGAGGAGCAGAAAAGGCGGTATCTTGCACCCCTCGCAGCCGGTGACACCTTCTCCTGCTTCGGGATGACCGAGCCCCACCCGGGCGCCGGGTCGGACCCCGCGGGGCTGCTGACCACCGCGACCCGCGAGGGGGATTCCTGGACGATCTCCGGGGACAAGCGTTTCACCAGCGGGGCCGAACACGCCGGATTCGCGATCGTCATGGCACGGACACCAGGTGCCGGGCCGGAGACGGACGGCGCCACGATGTTCCTGGTGGACATGGACGCCCGGGGGGTGCGCCTGGGCAACCCGATCCACACCATTGACCGGACCATCGCCGGCGGGCATCCGAACCTGCACTTCGACAACGTTGTGGTCGGGCCGGAGGCGGTGCTCGGCGAAGTCGGCCTCGGCTTCAAGTACGCCCAGGTCCGGCTGGGACCGGCCCGGCTCACCCACTGCATGCGCTGGCTCGGCCTGGCCCGCCGCTCGCTGGACATCGCTTTGGACCGGACCGACACCCGGGAAATCTTCGGCTCACCCATCGCGCAGCTCGGCATCGCCCAGGA
It includes:
- a CDS encoding acyl-CoA dehydrogenase family protein, with amino-acid sequence MNQSPLPPAAEDLRLRTREFIRSVVIPAEPRPGVRLDDGLRRELGEAAKAAGVFAPHVPVAFGGQGLPVDQWSPIFQEAGYSPIGPAVLNCMAPDEGNMHMLNIIGTEEQKRRYLAPLAAGDTFSCFGMTEPHPGAGSDPAGLLTTATREGDSWTISGDKRFTSGAEHAGFAIVMARTPGAGPETDGATMFLVDMDARGVRLGNPIHTIDRTIAGGHPNLHFDNVVVGPEAVLGEVGLGFKYAQVRLGPARLTHCMRWLGLARRSLDIALDRTDTREIFGSPIAQLGIAQEMIAQSVIDIETSDAIITKTAALLVSDPKAGSAMSSIAKVHCSEAVFRVIDRAIQLCGGDGVSDGLPLAQYAAEVRPFRIYDGANETHKWAISRRASSHRRRVVAGGEPFLGAARYPLGAES